DNA from Paraburkholderia largidicola:
GGCAGGCGTGCGGCTCGGTCGCGGCGGGCGGGACGCTGGGCATTCTGCTGCCGCCGAGCATTCCTCTCATCGTCTATAGCGTGATTGCCGAGCAGTCGATCGGCCGCCTGTTCGTCGCGACGCTCGTGCCGGGCGCGATCATGGCGACAGCCTTTGCGCTCTATCAGATGGCGCTCGCGCTGCGGCGCAAATCGCGCGGCGAAGCGCGCAGGCGTCCGCTCGCGCCGCTTCGCGCGCGCATCGTCGCGTTGAAGGATATCGGCCCGTTCGCGCTGCTGATCCTGATCATCCTCGGTTCGCTGTACCGCGGACTCGCGACGCCGCAGGAGGCGGCATCGCTGGGCATCATCGCGAGCCTGATTCTCGCGGGCGTCGTGTATCGCGAACTGAGCTGGCGCAAGTTTCACGAGATTCTCGTGAGCGCGGCACAGAGCAGCGTGATGATACTCGCCGTGATTTCATCCGCGATCGTGTTCGGCTATGTGATGACGACGAGCCAGGTCGCGTCGTCGCTCACGCAGGCCGTGGCGGGCGCGCACGTCGCGCCGTGGGTGCTGTTCGTCAGCATCAATCTGTTGCTGATTTTTCTCGGCTGCTTCATGGAGACCATCGCGATCATCGTCGTGACGATGCCCGTGCTCGTGCCCGTGGTGCAGGCGTATCACTGGAACCTGATCTGGTTCGGCGTCGTCGTGGTCATCAATATGGAAATGGCGCTGATCCATCCCCCCGTCGGGCTCAATCTGTTCGTCGTGCAAAGCGTGGCGCCGGACGTGCCGCTACGACGTATCGTGCTCGGCACGCTGCCGTATGTGTTCATCATGGCCGGCGTACTGGCGCTGATCGGCGTCTTTCCACGACTGACAAGCCTGCTGTAACGCGTATTCCTGGGGCCGCCAGAAAAGTGTACCGGCCCTGAATGTTGATGTTGCGGTGCGACAAAAACCAGCCTATAACCATCCATATGGATGGTGAGAGGATGGAAAAATGAAGAAGCCCACAGCACTCGAGCCGGTTCGTCCCAAAGGCGGCGAGTCGGAAAAAATCACGATCAACCTCGGCCCCGTCGATCTCGGGCAGATCGATCTGCTGGTCGAGGAAGGCTTTTATTCGAACCGGACCGACCTGATCCGGACAGCCATTCGCAACCAGCTTGCTCTTCATGCGCAGGTCGTGCAGGAAACAGTGACGCGCCGTGCGCTCGTGCTCGGACTGCAGCACTTTTCGCGGCAGGATCTCGAGGCGGTTCGCGCTGCGCGCCAGCGCCTCACCATTCAGGTGCTGGGACTCGCCAGCATCGCGACCGACGTCACGCCCGAGCTTGCGCTCGCCACCATCGAAAGCGTCACGGTGCTCGGCGCCTTTCACGCTTCGCCTGCCGTCAAGACGGCGCTCGCTGACAGAATCCACTGATCAGGCGATGCAATACCCACTTCCGCTAACCGGACACATACGATGAAATTCGACGAAGGTTTCATGCATTCAATGCAGGAAGCGATGACCTTGCTGCGTACCCGCGGTCCCGCCGAAGCGACGGAAGCCATACAACGCGCACTGCGAGGCGGCGCTGTTGATGGCGTGCGCGACACGGCGCAAGAGCCGGTGATTTTTCCGTTCGCCGGGACCATAGCGAAGGATGTCACGCCGCATACGGCACGAGGGCACAGCCCTGATGTCGAAGACCGCGGGCACTTCAGCACGCATGCGTATTCGAACGCGGCGGGCTCGCGGCAGTATCGGCTGTATGTGCCAGCGGGCGCAGTCGGCGAG
Protein-coding regions in this window:
- a CDS encoding TRAP transporter large permease, translating into MTQLFIGAGMFGGLLAVLSFGVPIAFALLFVALVSLFVTGGGWDALNLIPSTYWGSVATFTLTSVPMFMFMGAIVSASGMGARLYSALATILDGVPGGLAVATTLACGVMAAVSGSSVATAAAIGGFAVSEMRRHGLPAGQACGSVAAGGTLGILLPPSIPLIVYSVIAEQSIGRLFVATLVPGAIMATAFALYQMALALRRKSRGEARRRPLAPLRARIVALKDIGPFALLILIILGSLYRGLATPQEAASLGIIASLILAGVVYRELSWRKFHEILVSAAQSSVMILAVISSAIVFGYVMTTSQVASSLTQAVAGAHVAPWVLFVSINLLLIFLGCFMETIAIIVVTMPVLVPVVQAYHWNLIWFGVVVVINMEMALIHPPVGLNLFVVQSVAPDVPLRRIVLGTLPYVFIMAGVLALIGVFPRLTSLL
- a CDS encoding CopG family transcriptional regulator produces the protein MKKPTALEPVRPKGGESEKITINLGPVDLGQIDLLVEEGFYSNRTDLIRTAIRNQLALHAQVVQETVTRRALVLGLQHFSRQDLEAVRAARQRLTIQVLGLASIATDVTPELALATIESVTVLGAFHASPAVKTALADRIH